The Monomorium pharaonis isolate MP-MQ-018 chromosome 5, ASM1337386v2, whole genome shotgun sequence genome includes a window with the following:
- the LOC105837427 gene encoding E3 ubiquitin-protein ligase RNF8, translating to MMENSKRVSDEEAKVLEPVLIKIDTNEHICIDKNEFKIGRARDNDEILVDLSISRRHCILQCEGEDKWTIKDLSSTSTFVNNNAISPGKVQNIYPGDIIQFSINETFKYIFTFAERDRFAKKPRIDDKILDTVLVKQRTFAENQEYQRKELKNKLETNQKELVELKQQLEDLLSQQTVAKDDKENLLRQIKVLEDKIKACNTQEEHLNNMYSQLLEKLENERQQFEVRLNEEKQKWQEALNMSKQEKEMLEVKMKDQMEKWREEQQVEWRKMMENKVKEEKDIQAQLLNEKSMLEEKLKETERALKEQEAKAETSQTLLSASTSNETVASTSECIFLNLNAGEYNEVPQYEIIDTIDLTEISQDIIETNIKETVLGKVSDIMDEQLTCTICSELFVKATTLNCTHTFCHHCIRLWNRRRRDCPVCRKPVTSMIRSLVLDNFIERMIDNLPPEHQNTRKKIIQEREVSEMKKRCKM from the exons ATGATGGAGAACTCAAAAAGAGTCTCTGACGAGGAGGCAAAAGTTCTCGAaccagttttaataaaaattgacacGAATGAACACATATGTATCGACAAAAACGAA TTTAAAATTGGACGTGCAAGAGACAATGACGAGATTTTAGTGGACCTCAGTATATCTAGAAGGCATTGCATTCTTCAATGTGAAGGCGAGGACAAATGGACGATTAAAGATTTAAGCTCTACTTCAACATTTGTTAACAATAATGCAATTAGTCCTGGCAAAGTACAAAATATCTATCCGGGTGATATCATACAATTTAGTATTAATGaaacgtttaaatatatatttacttttgctGAAAGAGACCGTTTCGCAAAAAAGCCACGTATAGATGATAAGATACTCGACACTGTACTTGTCAAGCAGAGAACATTTGCTGAAAACCAAGAATACCAGAGAAAGGAACTCAAGAATAAGCTTGAGACAAACCAAAAGGAGCTAGTCGAATTAAAGCAGCAGCTTGAAGATTTATTGTCACAACAAACTGTAGCTAAAGATGATAAAGAGAATTTGTTAAGGCAAATTAAAGTGCtagaagataaaataaagGCGTGTAATACTCAAGAAGAGCATCTGAATAACATGTACTCTCAGTTATTGGAAAAGTTGGAGAACGAGAGGCAACAGTTCGAGGTGAGGCTAAATGAGGAAAAACAGAAGTGGCAAGAAGCATTAAATATGAGTAAGCAGGAGAAAGAGATGCTAGAAGTAAAGATGAAAGATCAAATGGAGAAATGGAGAGAGGAGCAGCAAGTGGAATGGAGAAAGATGATGGAGAACAAGGTAAAGGAGGAGAAGGACATTCAAGCGCAGTTATTGAACGAAAAGAGTATGCTAGAAGAGAAACTgaaagaaacagagagagcCTTAAAGGAACAGGAAGCAAAAGCAGAAACTTCGCAGACATTATTGAGCG CAAGTACATCAAATGAGACTGTCGCAAGTACATCGGAATGTATATTCTTGAACCTGAATGCTGGTGAATACAATGAGGTTCCgcaatatgaaataattgacACGATAGATCTGACTGAAATAAGTCAAGATATTATAGAGACTAACATTAAGGAGACTGTTCTTGGAAAAGTGAGCGATATTATGGATGAACAGTTAACGTGCACCATATGCTCGGAATTATTTGTGAAAGCAACGACATTAAATTGTACGCATACGTTCTGTCATCACTGCATAAGGTTGTGGAATAGAAGACGTAGAGACTGTCCTGTCTGCAGAAAGCCAGTAACATCGATGATTAGATCGTTagttttagataattttattgagcGTATGATTGACAATTTGCCTCCTGAACATCAAAAcacgagaaagaaaataatacaagaaaGAGAAG
- the LOC105837437 gene encoding protein Spindly, giving the protein MSGTSELYSESVNDTKIEEALEKSSKSKDDYKRLKQENENYRQELHDLRRKLETSEAFQKDLQESYETIDISFKQYIKKVDDAREKREEMFKTEKREYKDHIEALETNLIKSELDIKQLQEELKEYKDLVNKQPSHLTAMEDTLTRYKEEHAELIILLEDEKKKFTQKKEDEMELRKQILAMAEHIDELEAALESTKLQLIKKTGELEELQETVQDLAMNLMELKSPNTVPASETCKGNSLFAEVEDRRQMLMDKMKVMTNKYNETKRALNVKIAELNTLRAEKFKVTKKWEADMNDTLQEKEDLLNKYKSRIFDLEKKLKVEMKKNEQEEIQLTEDSFNYAQTLLTAKTKELKELKEKCEKQAMQLLVQDETNHRISVELRFWRAKTVSLEAQILNLQAKLEKIQQTNDNFFDAIEDCNHCDNVNVKRTCDDTKFISDKSTPENNTCQENSEMLKKPVVDSTNEQRELSKKCVNFTMDTTIIQNKSLRLPSSDLQERQKKIEYPIISFKDDTEEFSVH; this is encoded by the exons ATGTCCGGAACATCGGAATTATACAGTGAGAGTGTGAATGATACGAAGATCGAAGAAGCTCTGGAGAAGAGCTCGAAAAGTAAGGATGATTATAAAAGGCTGAAGCAAGAGAACGAAAACTACCGGCAAGAGTTACACGATCTGCGACGCAAGCTGGAAACTAGCGAGGCCTTCCAAAAAGATCTTCAAGAGTCTTACGAGACTATAGACATAAGTTTCAAGCAGTACATCAAAAAAGTAGACGATGCGCGTGAAAAGAGGGAAGAAAT GTTTAAAACTGAGAAAAGGGAATACAAAGATCATATTGAAGCCCTGGAAACAAACCTAATAAAAAGTGAACTAGATATTAAACAGTTACAAGAAGAGCTGAAAGAATATAAAGATCTTGTAAATAAACAACCATCTCATCTGACTGCCATGGAAGATACTTTAACACGATACAAAGAAGAGCATGcagaattaattatacttcttgaagatgaaaaaaagaagtttacTCAAAAAAAAGAGGATGAAATGGAATTAAGGAAACAAATTTTAGCCATGGCGGAGCATATTGACGAGCTTGAAGCTGCTTTggaa AGCACAAAActacaattaattaagaaaactgGAGAACTTGAAGAGTTACAGGAAACTGTTCAAGATTTAGCCATGAATCTTATGGAATTGAAATCACCAAATACGGTTCCTGCTAGTGAGACGTGTAAAg GAAATTCCTTATTTGCCGAAGTCGAAGATCGTCGACAAATGCTGATGGATAAAATGAAAGTaatgacaaataaatataatgagaCAAAGCGAGCATTGAATGTAAAAATAGCCGAACTTAATACACTAAgagcagaaaaatttaaagtgaCCAAGAAATGGGAAGCTGATATGAATGATACATTGCAAGAAAAGGAAGATCTtctgaataaatataagagtAGAATTTTCGATCTTGAAAAGAAGTTGAAGGTTGAGATGAAGAAAAATGAACAGGAAGAAATACAACTTACAGAGGACAGCTTTAA TTACGCTCAAACGTTGTTAACTGCAAAGACGAAAGAGCTGAAGGAGTTGAAGGAAAAGTGTGAGAAGCAAGCTATGCAATTGCTAGTGCAAGATGAGACAAACCATCGTATCTCGGTAGAGCTTCGTTTTTGGCGAGCTAAAACAGTATCTCTGGAG GCTCAAATTTTGAACTTACAagcaaaattggaaaaaattcaacaaacaAATGATAATTTCTTTGACGCTATTGAGGATTGCAATCATTGTGATAATGTAAATGTTAAAAGAACCTGTGATgacacaaaatttatatctgaCAAGTCTACGCCCGAGAATAATACATGTCAAGAAAATTCagagatgttaaaaaaaccAGTAGTAGATTCCACGAATGAACAGAGggaattatctaaaaaatgtgtaaattttactatggATACTACAATTATCCAAAATAAATCTTTGAGATTACCTTCATCTGATCTCCAAGAAagacaaaagaaaattgaatatcCTATTATAAGCTTTAAAGATGATACAGAAGAGTTCTCTGTTCACtga